From one Triticum aestivum cultivar Chinese Spring chromosome 4B, IWGSC CS RefSeq v2.1, whole genome shotgun sequence genomic stretch:
- the LOC123089434 gene encoding acyl transferase 1 encodes MVTFTARRGEPELVRPARPTPTETKALSDLDDQWTLRFYESIVGFFRAPPGEAPRPGKVARGIKAAVAAALVYYYPMAGRLRKLPGGNRLAVDCTGEGVAFVEASADVRLQDLGQPLVPPYPCVEEFLGDCGDTRDVIGKPLLFLQVTQLKCGGFVIGLHMCHCIADGFGILQFIKTIADFGCGELIPTTLPVWKRDIFTARMPPSIAHVYPAYKSFLHGLECTGDDVMLSTPPECMEVQYLFFGPNEIEILRSHVPEHLSKSTTTFELITAVMWRCRTLALGYESTQKVRVMFTLNTRGRSINGESAVPRGYYGNAHFSPMVEVTVEELAAKPLGHILELMRQVKLDTTKDRMKSMVDLMALWRERSPFGMDRTYEVSDTKWVGGNALQFGKAELVAAGTPHAGDFTSKLISYHTKCKNKDGEDSTVVSILLPKPAMEKFTMEMAFWLKK; translated from the exons ATGGTGACATTCACGGCGCGCCGGGGCGAGCCGGAGCTGGTGCGCCCGGCGAGGCCGACGCCGACCGAGACCAAGGCGCTCTCCGACCTCGACGACCAGTGGACGCTGCGCTTCTACGAGTCCATCGTCGGCTTCTTCCGGGCCCCGCCGGGCGAGGCGCCCAGGCCGGGCAAGGTGGCCAGGGGCATCAAGGCGGCCGTGGCGGCGGCACTGGTGTACTACTACCCGATGGCCGGCCGCCTGCGGAAGCTCCCCGGCGGGAACAGGCTTGCGGTGGACTGCACGGGGGAGGGGGTGGCCTTCGTGGAGGCCTCCGCCGACGTGCGGCTCCAGGACCTCGGCCAGCCGCTGGTGCCGCCGTACCCGTGCGTCGAGGAGTTCCTGGGAGATTGCGGCGACACGAGGGATGTCATTGGCAAGCCTTTGCTCTTCCTGCAG GTGACACAACTAAAATGTGGAGGATTTGTTATTGGGCTTCACATGTGTCATTGCATTGCCGATGGTTTTGGTATTCTTCAATTTATCAAAACTATAGCCGATTTTGGATGTGGTGAACTTATCCCAACCACTTTGCCCGTGTGGAAAAGAGATATCTTTACAGCACGCATGCCACCATCCATTGCACATGTTTACCCGGCATATAAATCATTTCTCCATGGGTTAGAGTGCACAGGAGACGACGTAATGCTATCAACTCCGCCGGAATGCATGGAAGTGCAATATTTATTCTTTGGGCCAAATGAGATAGAAATTTTGAGAAGCCACGTCCCAGAACACCTCTCCAAATCTACTACAACATTTGAGTTGATTACAGCTGTCATGTGGCGGTGCCGCACATTGGCACTGGGCTATGAATCTACTCAAAAAGTTCGTGTCATGTTTACATTAAACACACGTGGGAGAAGCATTAATGGTGAAAGCGCCGTCCCACGTGGTTACTATGGAAATGCACATTTCTCTCCTATGGTTGAGGTCACTGTCGAGGAGTTGGCTGCAAAGCCGCTTGGACATATACTTGAGCTCATGCGTCAAGTCAAGTTGGACACCACAAAGGATCGCATGAAGTCAATGGTGGATTTGATGGCATTATGGCGAGAGCGGTCACCATTTGGTATGGATAGAACATATGAGGTTAGCGACACAAAGTGGGTTGGAGGCAATGCACTGCAATTTGGGAAAGCCGAGCTGGTTGCTGCTGGCACACCACATGCTGGAGATTTCACTTCAAAGCTGATAAGCTATCATACCAAGTGTAAGAATAAAGATGGTGAAGACTCAACCGTGGTATCAATCCTACTTCCAAAACCAGCAATGGAGAAGTTCACAATGGAGATGGCATTTTGGCTGAAGAAGTAA
- the LOC123089436 gene encoding protein IQ-DOMAIN 14, producing MPRTRALCCLMPSKPSGDARRRSSAACICCIGAHHRPSGGSGLAPVDADNSSVRTPLTSCCGTGDAVRTPRTPKTPSARRLCGVRSRTPRRAQQVRRFTPAPAPAPAEPAVLARAAAPAAPARTPVAAAASAGAALAVPPVKTPVSAAASAGAPLVAPPPPARTPVAAAPSAGAALVAPPPARTPVAAAASAGAALAPPPARTPGTPSTPIGRTQRVCCVTTTAPAQAGNAKSKSGTARRRWLSSASKTVAQTRGAVSGAVRDSTTNPRSNGDVAKAVHRAAPLAKAVEPAPANEDESVCSNEEYALLCREGFSREDVAAVTIQAYFRAHLARRAFKALRSLVRLQAVARGAYVRWQAEVAVHCMQAMARLQARVRSRQTLAKPKDNDDKLLLLQN from the exons ATGCCGAGGACGCGGGCGCTGTGCTGCCTCATGCCGTCGAAGCCCTCCGGCGACGCCCGCCGCCGCAGCAGCGCGGCTTGCATTTGCTGCATCGGCGCCCATCACCGCCCATCCGGGGGCAGCGGCCTCGCCCCCGTCGACGCGGACAACAGCAGCGTGCGCACGCCGCTCACCAGCTGCTGCGGCACCGGGGACGCCGTCCGCACGCCGCGCACCCCCAAGACGCCCTCCGCGAGGCGCCTCTGCGGCGTCCGCTCCCGCACCCCGCGCCGCGCGCAGCAGGTCCGCCGCTTCACTCCGGCACCAGCGCCGGCGCCCGCGGAACCCGCTGTTCTAGCGCGAGCGGCGGCGCCTGCTGCTCCCGCGAGGACTCCCGTGGCAGCTGCTGCATCGGCTGGAGCGGCGCTGGCTGTTCCTCCGGTGAAGACTCCCGTGTCAGCTGCTGCGTCGGCTGGAGCGCCGCTagttgctcctcctcctcctgcgagGACTCCTGTGGCAGCTGCTCCGTCGGCTGGAGCGGCGCTGGTTGCTCCTCCTCCCGCAAGGACTCCCGTGGCGGCTGCTGCTTCGGCTGGAGCGGCGCTGGCTCCTCCTCCCGCGCGGACGCCGGGAACCCCTTCGACGCCGATCGGGCGGACGCAGCGCGTGTGCTGCGTGACCACCACCGCGCCCGCGCAGGCCGGCAACGCCAAGTCCAAGTCGGGCACCGCGCGGCGCCGCTGGCTCAGCTCCGCCAGCAAGACGGTGGCGCAGACGCGCGGCGCGGTCTCGGGCGCCGTTCGCGACAGCACCACCAACCCGCGCAGCAACGGCGACGTCGCCAAGGCGGTCCACAGAGCGGCGCCGCTCGCGAAGGCCGTGGAGCCGGCGCCGGCGAACGAGGACGAGTCGGTCTGCTCCAACGAGGAGTACGCGCTGCTGTGCCGTGAGGGCTTCTCTCGGGAGGACGTTGCCGCCGTCACCATCCAGGCCTACTTCCGCGCCCACCTT GCGCGGCGGGCGTTCAAGGCGCTGAGGAGCCTGGTGAGGCTGCAGGCGGTGGCGCGGGGCGCGTACGTGCGGTGGCAGGCGGAGGTGGCGGTGCACTGCATGCAGGCCATGGCGCGGCTGCAGGCGCGCGTGCGCTCCAGGCAGACGCTCGCCAAGCCCAAGGACAACGACGACAAGCTCCTCCTGCTGCAGAACTGA